The window GCATCATCTCGTTGGCGAACATGAACCGGCCGTCGAAGATGTTCTCGGTGATCAGGGAGGCCCCGTCGCTGACCGCCGCCAGCCCGATCGCCATCGGCAGCAGGTCGGTGGCGAAGCCCGGGTACGGCAGCGTCACGACGTCCACCGCCTTCGGCCGGTCGTCCATCCGGATCCGGAACGCGTCGCCCCGGGTCTCCACGAGACCCCCGGCGGAGACCAGCTTGTCGAGCGCCACCTCCAGGAACGCCGGCTCCACCCCGCTCACGGTGACGTCCCCCCGGGTCATCGCCGCGCCGAACGCCCAGGTACCGGCGACGATCCGGTCCCCCACCGTCGCGTGCCGCACCGGCCGCAGCCCCGGCACCCCCTCGATGTGCAGGGTGGAGGTGCCGGCGCCGGAGATCCGCGCGCCCATCTGGTTCAGCATCGTGCAGATGTCGACGATCTCCGGCTCCCGGGCGGCGTTGTCGATGACGCTCGGCCCCCGGGCCAGCACCGCCGCCATGACCAGGTTCTCGGTCGCCCCGACGCTGGGGAAGTCGAGCACGATCTCCGCGCCGTGCAGCCCGTGCGGCGCCGACGCGATCACGAAGCCGTGCTCCCCGGAGATCTCGGCACCCATCCGGGTCAGCCCGGAGACGTGCATGTCCAGGCCCCGCGAGCCGATGGCGTCGCCGCCCGGGTGGGCCACCCGCACGTATCCCCGGCGGGCCAGCAGCGGGCCCAGCACGCAGATCGAGGCGCGCAGCCGGCGTACGAGGTCGTAGTCCGCCTCGGCGCCGGGCTGCTCGGGCACGTCGATGACGACCGACCGGGACCGGGCCACCCCGCCGTACGCGACCATCGGGTCGACCGGGTCGTCGGCGTCGAACCGGACGCCGCAGCCGAGCCGGCGGAGCACCTCGCCCATGATCGCGATGTCGGTGATGCGCGGCACGTTGGTGATGACGCTGCGGCCCGGCGCGAGCAGCGCGGCGGCCATCAGTTTCAGCGCCGAGTTCTTGGCGCCCACGACGTGCACCGAGCCGGCCAGGCGCGCGTCGCCGCGCACCCGGATGACGTCGAGGTCGTGGACCGCCGGGTCACCGGCGTCGCCGGGGCTCCCGGCTGATCGGACGGCGGTGCCGCCCGGCCGCTCCGGGATAGTCAGGTCCGGTATCCGTAGGCTGTGCGTCATGGCCGTCCACCTCACGCGCATCTACACCAAGGCCGGCGATGCCGGCATGACCAGGCTGAGCAACAACGAGCAGGTGCCGAAGACCGATCCGCGCATCTCCGCGTACGCGGACGTCGACGAGTGCAACGCCGCGATCGGCGTGGCGCTCGCCCTGGGACAACTCGACGAGGAACTGCGGGCCGTCCTGGCGTCGATCCAGAACGACATGTTCGACGTGGGCGCCGATTTGGCCACCCCGGTCGAACCCGACCCGAAGTACCCGCCGCTGCGGGTCACCGAGGCGTACGTCGAGCGCCTGGAGGGCTGGTGCGACGAGTACAACGCACGCCTGAGCAAGCTCGACTCCTTCATCCTCCCCGGCGGCACCGCGGGTGCGGCGCTGCTGCACGTGGCGCGGACGGTCGCCCGACGCGCCGAGCGGGCGGCATGGGCCCTGGTCGCGCACGACCCCGAGCGGACCAGCTCGCTCCCGGCAAAGTATCTCAACCGGCTATCGGATCTGCTCTTTATCCTGTCAAGAACGGCAAATCCGGACGGAGATGTGCTATGGGTGCCGGGCGGCAACCGCTGACCACGCGGCCCTCGCGCCCACCGGAGACCCCGGTGGGCACGCTGCACCACGTCGAGGTCTGGGTGCCCGATCTGAGCGCCGCCACACTCGGCTGGGGCTGGCTGCTCGGCGAGCTGGGCTGGACGCCGTACCAGGAGTGGCCGGACGGCCGCTCCTGGCGGCTCGGCCCGACGTACCTGGTGCTGGAGCAGTCACCCGCGCTGAGCGGGCGACGGCACGACCGGCTCGCCCCCGGCCTCAACCACCTGGCCTTCCACGCCGGCCCGCCCGCCGCCGTGGACCGGCTGGTCGGGGCCGCGCCGGCACACGGCTGGTCACTGCTCTTCCCGGACCGCCATCCGCACGCCGGCGGCCCCGACACGTACGCCGCCTACCTCACCGACAACCAGGGGTACGAAATCGAACTGGTCGCGTCGCCACCCGAGTAGTCGAGCCGCTCACTTGCACGAGACTGGTGACAGCGGAGGGTGAGGTGGAATAGGCGGAGCCGCGGATCGTGGGACGGCAGGGGTTCCCCGGGGAGCCCGTCCCGCGGAGGGATCAAGCCTGACCGCCCGGAGCGGGTGGGCTCCCCGGAAACCCCCAAGGACGAGGGGACGTCAGGCGGCGGGCCAGTCCTGGGAGGCCAGACGCGGCGAGACCGCCCCCGGAGGGGCGGCCTCGAGCCAGGAGAGGAATCCGGTGACGGTGGACCGGGCCATGGCGATCTCCACCGGGGCATGGTCACTCGTACAGCGGAGGATGACCCAGTCGGCGGGCATCGAGAGGCGCTCCTGCCCCTCGGGCAGCCGCCGTCGCTCGACGGCCAGCCCCTCGCGGGAGAGCACCCGGGCGGGCCGGATGGCGAAGCTGAACAGCCGGTACCAGCGGAGTTCGTCGCCGACGAAGCGGCCGAAGCCGGGAGCCCAGCCTCGGCCGTCGAGCATCGTGGAGGTCCGGACGCCGAGCCGGATGATGCCACCGCTACGGGTGACGACGGTCCGCCGGGCGAAGAGGATCAGGAGTGCGCCGAGGATGACGGCGACGCCGATTCCGATCCCCTCGACGATCTCCATCGACGCTTCGGCTCAGCGGCTCTGCGCGGCGGAGACCGGGGTGGCGCTCTCGGCCAGGACGGTGACGCCCTCGGCGGTCACCGACAGGAAGCCGCCGGCCACCTCGTAGGAGACCTGCTCGCCGCCGGGAAGCTTGATGCGCACCTGGCCGGGCTCGGCAAGCTGACCGAGCAGGGGCGCGTGCCCCGCCAGCACACCCAGCTCGCCCTCGGTCGTGCGGGCGACGACCATCTCGGCCTCGCCGGACCAGACCTTCTCCTCGACGGCTACGAGCTCGACGTGAAGCTGCTTTGCCACGCTGTCTCCTTGCTGCGGCGGCGGATTGTCGAAAGTCTAGTCGTGCCGCAGACCCGCCCCCAACGCGGGTGGCGAGACCTGCGCCACGGCTACTTCGCCTTGTTCTGGAAGTCGGGATGCTCCACCAGGAACGCGTCGAGCTGCCCCTTGCGCAGCGCGGCGAAGAAGTCGTCCACGGCGGGCTGGAACTTCTCGCCCCGGTATTCGCCGTTCTGGATGACCGAGCCACCCGGCAACTTGATCATCTGGATCGTCTCCGGGCGGATGTCCTTGAGCGCCAGGCCGAAGTCGACCACGCCGTGGCCCCGGCCACTGAAGATCAGCGACTGCCCGGCCGCGCGCAGCACCCGGTCCAGCTTGACCGGGTTGGTCACCACGTCGGCGCTGAGCGCCTGACCGGCCATGGCCTTGACGAACTGCTGCTGGTGCCGCTGCCGACCGTAGTCGCCGTCCGGGACGCCGTTCTTCGGGTAGCGCTGGCGGACGTAGTCGAGCGCCTGCCAGCCGCTGAGGTGCTGGTTGCCCTTCTTGTAGACCGCCTGCGGGCCGACGTAGCCCTCGCCGTTGGGGTTGCCCTTGCGGTGCTTGCCGTCCGGCTCGCGGTGCTCGGAGCGCACCTCGCGCTCGATGTGCATGTCGACGCCGCCCATCGCGTCGACGATCTTCTTGAAGCCGTTGAAGTTGATGATGGCGCCCGCGTCGAAGCGCGTGATGCCGGTGACGTTCTGCACCGTCGTCGCCAGCAGCTCGAATCCGCGGGCCGCGTCCGGGTTGCCGCCGGGCACCCGGCTGCCGTACGACATCGCCGCGTTGAGCCGGTCGGTGCCGCCGTCGAACTCCGCCCGGCTGAACTCGGGGATCTCCACGATGAGGTCACGCGGCATCGAGAAGAGGTAAGCCCGGTCCAGCTCCGCCGGCACGTGCAGCACCATGACCGAGTCGGCCAGCGGCGGCATCTCCGGGTTGCGCGGGTCGATGCCCACCAGCAGGATGTTGAGCGGCCCCTTGATGTCGCTCTTGCGCTCCTTCGCCCCGGCGGCCTGGTCGCCGAAGAGGTCGGCCTTGCCGACGGCGCCCTCGTAACGGGCCATCAGCGCCTCGGCACCGACCAGCACGGCCCCGCTGAGCAGCATCAGGACGGCACCGAACACGGTGCAGACCCGGGCCCAGCGCGGCACCCCCGACCACCTGGACGGCTTGCCGCCGCCCTTGTCGGCCTTACCCACGATCATCTCCGTTCGTCACGCCCACGATCAGGAGACGGGCGCATGCAGCCGATTCGTTGCGGATCGACGCCCACGTGGTGGGTGGGCGGATCGACGGTACCTCGCGTACGGCATGATCGCCGACCACGCGGAACCGGCCAGCGGCGATCATCGGATCCGAAAACGGACGAAAGGCCGCCCCGGCGTTGCCGGGGCGGCCTTTGGTCAGGACCGACAGGTCAGCTCTTCATGAGCTCGGCTGCCTTGCGCTCCAGGTCCTCGAGACCGCCGCACATGAAGAAGGCCTGCTCGGGGAAGTGGTCGTACTCGCCCTCGCTGATCTTCCGGAAGGCCTCGATGGTCTCCTCGATCGGGACCGTCGAGCCCGGCACGCCGGTGAACTGCTCCGCCGCGTAGGTGTTCTGCGACAGGAAGCGCTCGATGCGCCGCGCGCGCTGCACGGTGATCTTGTCTTCCTCGGAGAGCTCCTCGATACCGAGGATGGCGATGATGTCCTGCAGGTCCTTGTACTTCTGCAGGATCCGCTTCACCTCGGTCGCCACCGCGAAGTGCTCGGCGCCGACGAACTCCGGGGCGAGGATCCGGGACGAGGACGCCAGCGGGTCCACGGCCGGGTAGATGCCCTTGTCGGAGATCGACCGCTCCAGGTTGGTGGTCGCGTCGAGGTGGGCGAACGTGGTGGCCGGGGCGGGGTCGGTGTAGTCGTCCGCCGGCACGTAGATCGCCTGCATCGAGGTGATGGCCTGGCCCCGGACGGAGGTGATCCGCTCCTGGAGCTCGCCCATCTCGTCGGCCAGGGTCGGCTGGTAGCCCACCGCGCTCGGCATGCGGCCGAGCAGGGTGGAGACCTCGGAGCCGGCCTGGGTGAAGCGGAAGATGTTGTCGATGAAGAGCAGCACCTCCTGCTTCTTGACGTCGCGGAAGTACTCCGCCATGGTCAGCGCCGACAGGGCGACCCGCAGCCGGGTGCCCGGCGGCTCGTCCATCTGGCCGTAGACCAGCGCGGTCTTGTCGATGACGCCGGACTCGGTCATCTCGGCGATGAGGTCGTTGCCCTCGCGGGTGCGCTCACCCACGCCGGCGAAGACCGAGGTACCACCGAAGTTCCGGGCGACACGGGTGATCATCTCCTGGATGAGCACCGTCTTGCCGACGCCGGCACCGCCGAACAGGCCGATCTTGCCGCCCTTGACGTACGGGGCGAGCAGGTCGATGACCTTGATGCCGGTCTCCAGCATCTCGGTCTTCGGCTCCAGGTCCGCGAAGGCCGGAGCCTTGCGGTGGATGCCCCAGTGGTCGTCCGGCTGGAGCGTCTCGCCCTCGGTGAGGTTGAGGCACTCGCCGATCGCGTTGAACACGTGGCCCTTGACCGTGTCGCCCACCGGAACGGTGATCGGCGAGCCGGAGTCGCGCACCTCGGTGCCACGGACCAGGCCGTCGGTCGGCTGCATCGAGATGGCGCGGACCATGTTGTCACCCAGGTGCTGGGCGACCTCCAGGGTCAGCGTCTTCTCGCCGCCGGAGAGCGTCACGTCCACGTGCAGGGCGTTGAACAGGGCCGGCATGGCGTCGCGCGGGAACTCGGCGTCGACGACCGGGCCGATGACCCGGACCACGCGACCCGTGGCCGTCTTGGTCTCTACTGGGGCAGTCATCACACTTCACTTCCCGACGCGGCCAGCGCGTTAGCGCCGCCGACGATCTCGCTGATCTCCTGGGTGATCCCGGCCTGGCGGGCCGAGTTCATCTCACGCGTGTACTTCTCGATCATCTCTTCGGCGTTGTCGGTGGCGCTCTTCATCGCCCGCCGACGGGCCGCCGACTCGCTTGCCGCCGACTCCAGCAACGCCGCGTAGATCCGCGTGTTGATGTACTTCGGCAGCAGCGCGTCGAGCAGCGCCTCCGCGTCCGGCTCGAACTCGTAGGCCGGCAGCGCGCCCTCGGACCGGGGCCGGTCCTCCACCTGCATGGGGCCCATGATCCGGGCGACCGGGGTCTGGGTCATCAGGGAGTGGAACTCGGTGTAGACGATGTGGAGCTCGTCGACGCCGAGCACCCCGTCCGCCCCGGCGCCGCCGTCGACGTCGTCCGCACCGGCGGTGAACGCCTTGATCAGCGTCTCGCCCACGGCGCGGGCGTCGGCGAAGGTCGGCTGCTCCGAGAACCCGGTCCAGTTGGCCTCGATCGGCCGGTCACGGAACCGGAAGAACCCGACACCCTTGCGCCCGATGACGTAGAGCACCGGCTCCTTGCCGTCGGCGCGCAGCCGGGCGATCAGCGACTCGGCCATCTTGATGGCGTTGGAGCTGTAACCGCCGGCGAGGCCGCGGTCGGAGGTGACCAGCAGGACGCCCGCCCGCCGCACCCGCTCGCGCGGGGTGAGCAGCGGGTGGTCGATCCGCGCGTTGGACGCCAGCGCCGTGAGCACGCCGGTGACCGCCTGGGCGTACGGCAGGGACGCCGCCACCCGGGCCTGGGCCTTGGCGATGCGGCTCGTCGCCACGAGCTCCATCGCCTTGGTGATCTTCTTCATCCCCTTCGCCGAGCGGATCCGCTGACGAAGAACGCGAACCTGGGCCGCCATGAATCAGCCCTTACCGGTTCTCGGCCGGGCGGTCGCCCGTGCCGTCGCGGTAGCGGCTCACCGTCTCGCGGTCCTGCTCGCCCTCCAGCGGCGCGGCCGGCGCGTCGTTGATCCGCCGCTCGTCCTCCTTGCCGAGGAAGACCTGCTTGAACTCGGCGATGGCGGAGTCCAGGGAGTTGATGATGTCGTCGTTCCACTGGTGGTCGGCGATGCTCGCCAGGACACCCTCGTGCTTGTGCCGGAGGTACTGGAGGAACTCCGACTCGAAGCGACGGATCTCGCCGACCGGGACGTCGTCCAGCTTGCCCTCGGTGCCGGCCCAGACCGAGACGACCTGCTCCTGCACCGGGTACGGCGAGTAGTTCGCCTGCTTGAGCAGCTCGACCAGGCGGGAACCCCGGTCCAGCTGGGCGCGGGAGGTCTTGTCCAGGTCGGAGGCGAAGGCGGCGAACGCCTCCAGCTCGCGGAACTGGGCCAGGTTGAGCCGCAGCGAACCGGCGACCTTCTTCATCGGCTTCACCTGCGCGGCGCCACCGACCCGGGAGACCGAGGTGCCGACGTTGATGGCCGGCCGGACGCCCTGGTTGAACAGGTCGGTCTCGAGGAAGATCTGGCCGTCGGTGATGGAGATGACGTTGGTCGGGATGAAGGCCGAGATGTCGTTGGCCTTCGTCTCGATGATCGGCAGGCCGGTCATCGAGCCGCCGCCCAGCTCGTCGGAGAGCTTCGCGCAGCGCTCCAGCAGGCGGGAGTGCAGGTAGAAGACGTCACCCGGGTACGCCTCGCGGCCCGGCGGGCGACGCAGCAGCAGGGACACGGCGCGGTACGCCTCGGCCTGCTTGCTCAGGTCGTCGAAGACGATGAGGACGTGCTTGCCGCCGTACATCCAGTGCTGCCCGATGGACGAGCCGGTGTAGGGGGCGAGGTACTTGAAGCCGGCCGGGTCGGAGGCCGGGGAGGCGACGATGGTGGTGTATTCCATCGCGCCCGCCTCCTCCAGGACGCCCTTGATCGAGGCGATCGTGGAGGCCTTCTGGCCGATGGCGACGTAGATGCAGCGGACCTGCTTCTTCGGGTCGCCCGAGCGCCAGTTGTCCCGCTGGTTGAGGATGGTGTCCAGCGCGACGGTGGTCTTGCCGGTCTTCCGGTCGCCGATGATCAGCTGACGCTGGCCACGGCCGATCGGGGTCATGGCGTCGACGGCCTTGAGGCCGGTCTGCAGCGGCTCGTCGACGGACTGCCGGGCCATCACGTTCGGGGCCTGGAGCTCCAGCTCGCGGAAGCCCTCGTTGGCGATGTCGCCGAGGCCGTCGATCGGCTGGCCGAGCGCGTTGACCACGCGGCCGAGGAAGGCGTCGCCGACCGGCACGGAGAGCACCCGGCCGGTGCGCTTGACGCGCTGCCCCTCTTCGAGCTTGGCGGAGTCACCGAGAACGACGACACCGATCTCCCGGACGTCGAGGTTCAGCGCCACACCCAGCGTGCCGTCCTCGAACTCCAGGAGCTCGTTGGTCATGGTCGAGGGGAGGCCCTCGACGTGGGCGATGCCGTCGCCGGTGTCGGCGACGGTGCCGACCTCCTCGCGGGAGAGTTCGGACGAGTAGGAGGAGACGTAGCGCTCCAGGGCGCCGCGGATCTCCTCCGTCGAGATGGTCAGCTCGGCCATCCTCTGCTTCCTTAAGTATCAGGGGCCCGGGATACCAAGTACCGACCGGTCCGAATGGCGTCTATTCACAGGCGCTGAGCGGGGGTGCCGCCTCAGCGCTTCGCGAGCGCGTTGCGGCTCTCGTTGAGGCGGCGCAGGACGGTGCCGTCGTACAGGTCGGAACCGACCCGCACGCTCACGCCACCGAGAACCGAGGGGTCCACCGTCTGCTTGACGGAGACCTCCCGACCGTATATCGCGGAGAGACTCGCGCCCAGCCGGCGCTCGTCCTCTTCACTCAACGGGGCCGCGGCGGTCACGTACGCCACCTGCCGGTCCCGCCGGTCGGCGGCCAGCTCGACCAGCCGGGTGAGCGCCCCGGCGAAGTTGCGTCCACCGAACCCGGCGAGCGCGACCCCGACCAGGTAGCCGGTGACCGGCCGGGCCTTGCCGGCGAGCAGCTGGTCGACCAGCGTGGCCCGCCGCTCGGCCGGGACGGTCGGGTCGGAGAGCGCGCTGGACAGCCCCGGCGAGCCGGCGACGACCTGCCCGAAGCGGAACAGCTCGTCCTCGACCTCGCCCAGCTCGCCCGCGGAATCGGCGCCCGCCAGGAGAGCGTCGACGCCCAGCCGCTCGGCGGCGTCGAGCAGCTCCGAGGGCGCCGACCAGCGGCCGGAGACCAGCGAGGCGATCAGGTCCAGCGCCTCGGCGTCGACCTTGCCGCGCAGCAGCTCGCCGAGCAGCCCGGCACGGTCGGCACCGGTGCGGGCCGGGTCGGAGAGCGCCCGGCGCAGCCGCGGCTCGCGCCGCAGCAGGTTGGCGACGGAGAGGATGGCGTCGGCGGTGGTGGCCACCGCCGACGGCTCCGCACCGCGGACGTACGTGTCGAGGCGCTCGGCCGCGACCTTGTACGACTCCCGGCTGGCGGCCTGCATCAGCGGGCCCCCGCGCTCTCGAGGTTGCTCAGGAACCGGTCGACGGTGCCCTTGCGGCGCGCCTCGTCGGCGAGGGACTCCCCGACGATCTTGCTGGCCAGGTCGACCGCGATCGTGCCGACCTCGGTGCGCAGCTCGCGCACGATGGTGGCGCGCTCGGCGGCGAGCTGCTCCTTGCCCGCGGCGATGATCCGGTCGGACTCCTCCCGCGCCTTGGCGAGGATGTCCTGGCGGATGCCCTCGGCGTCGGCCCGGGCGTCGTCCCGGATCCGGGCCGCCTCGGTACGCACCTCGGCGAGCTGGGCCCGGTACTGCTCGAGCACCTGGTTCGCCTCGGCCTGGGCGGCCTCGGCCCGCTTGAGGCCACCCTCGATCGCGTCGACCCGCGCCTGGTACATCGCCTCCATGCGGGGCATGACGAACTTCAGCAGGACGAAGCAGAGCAGGGCGAAGGCGATGGTCCCGACGACCATCTCCTGCCAGATGGGCAGGATCGGGTTGTGCTCCACACCTTCTGCGGCGATGAACATGTCAGACCTCCGGGTCGGGAGAGAGCTTTCGTCAGCCGCCGACAGCGAAGGCGAGCACCAGGCCGAACAGCGCGAGCGCCTCGACCAGGGCGAAGCCCAGGATCAGCCAGGTGCGGTTGTAGCCGGCGGACTCCGGCTGGCGCGCGCTCGACTGGATGTAGGCCGCGAAGACCAGGGCGACACCGATACCGGGGCCGATGGCGGCGAGGCCGTAGCCGATGGTGTTGACGCTACCGCCGATCTCGGCAAGAACAGTCATTGCGGGTATTCCTCCTGTTCGACGCGTGAGGGCTCACGCGTACGCGGGTCGGTACCAGAAGCTTGGTCGGGCCGGGTGGCCCGCCGAGCCCGATCAGTGCTCGTCGGCGAGCGAACTTCCGATGTAGTTCGCGCTCAGCGTGACGAAGACGTAGGCCTGCAGGACGGCGACCAGCACCTCGAAGAAGGCCATCACGATCGCCATCAGGAAGGAGAAGACCGAGGTCACCTGGATGAACAGGCTGCTCGAGTTGAGCATCACGAAGCCGCCGATGGTGAAGACCAGCAGCAGGAGGTGGCCGGCGAACAGGTTCGCGAAGAGCCGCAGGGCCAGCGTGACGGGCCGGACGATGAACGTCTGCATGAACTCGATCGGGATCAGCAGGATGTGCATGGGCCACGGCACGTTCGGGATGATCAGGCTCATCTTGAGGTACTTGCCGAGGCCGTGCTTGCGGGCGCCGATGTAGAGGTACATCACGTAGGAGATCGCGGCGAGCACGATGGGGAACGCGATGTGCGAGTTCGGCGAGATCTGCAACCCGGGCACGATGGCGAAGAGGTTGGTCAGCACGATGAAGCTGAACAGCACCGTGAAGTAGGGCGCGAAGCGGATGCCCGCGTTGCCCATCTGCTCGCGGGCGATGTTGTCCCGGACCAGGCCGTAGACCGACTCCGCGTACCACTGGGCCTTACCGGGGACCAGCTTGGGCTTCCGGTAGGCGAGCATGAAGAAGACGATCAGCAACGCGACCGCGAGCCAGACCATGATCCCGAACTTGGTGACCCAGGGGCCAGCCACGTCCGGCGGGTAGAAATCTCCGACGCTGGGGGGCCAGGGAAGCCCCTCTGCGGCGACGAGCTGTCCACTCACCGTGTCATCCTCCGCACTCGACAGACCCGCGCGTGCTGGCACTCAAGCACTGAGCCTCTTCATGATCAGGTAAATCGCTCCG is drawn from Micromonospora sp. NBC_01740 and contains these coding sequences:
- the atpD gene encoding F0F1 ATP synthase subunit beta is translated as MTAPVETKTATGRVVRVIGPVVDAEFPRDAMPALFNALHVDVTLSGGEKTLTLEVAQHLGDNMVRAISMQPTDGLVRGTEVRDSGSPITVPVGDTVKGHVFNAIGECLNLTEGETLQPDDHWGIHRKAPAFADLEPKTEMLETGIKVIDLLAPYVKGGKIGLFGGAGVGKTVLIQEMITRVARNFGGTSVFAGVGERTREGNDLIAEMTESGVIDKTALVYGQMDEPPGTRLRVALSALTMAEYFRDVKKQEVLLFIDNIFRFTQAGSEVSTLLGRMPSAVGYQPTLADEMGELQERITSVRGQAITSMQAIYVPADDYTDPAPATTFAHLDATTNLERSISDKGIYPAVDPLASSSRILAPEFVGAEHFAVATEVKRILQKYKDLQDIIAILGIEELSEEDKITVQRARRIERFLSQNTYAAEQFTGVPGSTVPIEETIEAFRKISEGEYDHFPEQAFFMCGGLEDLERKAAELMKS
- the atpE gene encoding ATP synthase F0 subunit C — protein: MTVLAEIGGSVNTIGYGLAAIGPGIGVALVFAAYIQSSARQPESAGYNRTWLILGFALVEALALFGLVLAFAVGG
- the atpA gene encoding F0F1 ATP synthase subunit alpha; protein product: MAELTISTEEIRGALERYVSSYSSELSREEVGTVADTGDGIAHVEGLPSTMTNELLEFEDGTLGVALNLDVREIGVVVLGDSAKLEEGQRVKRTGRVLSVPVGDAFLGRVVNALGQPIDGLGDIANEGFRELELQAPNVMARQSVDEPLQTGLKAVDAMTPIGRGQRQLIIGDRKTGKTTVALDTILNQRDNWRSGDPKKQVRCIYVAIGQKASTIASIKGVLEEAGAMEYTTIVASPASDPAGFKYLAPYTGSSIGQHWMYGGKHVLIVFDDLSKQAEAYRAVSLLLRRPPGREAYPGDVFYLHSRLLERCAKLSDELGGGSMTGLPIIETKANDISAFIPTNVISITDGQIFLETDLFNQGVRPAINVGTSVSRVGGAAQVKPMKKVAGSLRLNLAQFRELEAFAAFASDLDKTSRAQLDRGSRLVELLKQANYSPYPVQEQVVSVWAGTEGKLDDVPVGEIRRFESEFLQYLRHKHEGVLASIADHQWNDDIINSLDSAIAEFKQVFLGKEDERRINDAPAAPLEGEQDRETVSRYRDGTGDRPAENR
- a CDS encoding DUF2550 domain-containing protein; its protein translation is MEIVEGIGIGVAVILGALLILFARRTVVTRSGGIIRLGVRTSTMLDGRGWAPGFGRFVGDELRWYRLFSFAIRPARVLSREGLAVERRRLPEGQERLSMPADWVILRCTSDHAPVEIAMARSTVTGFLSWLEAAPPGAVSPRLASQDWPAA
- the atpB gene encoding F0F1 ATP synthase subunit A, whose protein sequence is MPARAGLSSAEDDTVSGQLVAAEGLPWPPSVGDFYPPDVAGPWVTKFGIMVWLAVALLIVFFMLAYRKPKLVPGKAQWYAESVYGLVRDNIAREQMGNAGIRFAPYFTVLFSFIVLTNLFAIVPGLQISPNSHIAFPIVLAAISYVMYLYIGARKHGLGKYLKMSLIIPNVPWPMHILLIPIEFMQTFIVRPVTLALRLFANLFAGHLLLLVFTIGGFVMLNSSSLFIQVTSVFSFLMAIVMAFFEVLVAVLQAYVFVTLSANYIGSSLADEH
- a CDS encoding F0F1 ATP synthase subunit B; this encodes MFIAAEGVEHNPILPIWQEMVVGTIAFALLCFVLLKFVMPRMEAMYQARVDAIEGGLKRAEAAQAEANQVLEQYRAQLAEVRTEAARIRDDARADAEGIRQDILAKAREESDRIIAAGKEQLAAERATIVRELRTEVGTIAVDLASKIVGESLADEARRKGTVDRFLSNLESAGAR
- the murA gene encoding UDP-N-acetylglucosamine 1-carboxyvinyltransferase yields the protein MTHSLRIPDLTIPERPGGTAVRSAGSPGDAGDPAVHDLDVIRVRGDARLAGSVHVVGAKNSALKLMAAALLAPGRSVITNVPRITDIAIMGEVLRRLGCGVRFDADDPVDPMVAYGGVARSRSVVIDVPEQPGAEADYDLVRRLRASICVLGPLLARRGYVRVAHPGGDAIGSRGLDMHVSGLTRMGAEISGEHGFVIASAPHGLHGAEIVLDFPSVGATENLVMAAVLARGPSVIDNAAREPEIVDICTMLNQMGARISGAGTSTLHIEGVPGLRPVRHATVGDRIVAGTWAFGAAMTRGDVTVSGVEPAFLEVALDKLVSAGGLVETRGDAFRIRMDDRPKAVDVVTLPYPGFATDLLPMAIGLAAVSDGASLITENIFDGRFMFANEMMRLGADIKTDGHHAVVRGRDRLSGAPVRATDIRAGAGLIIAGLCAEGVTEVSHVHHVDRGYPDFAADLRALGVEVERGTAPEEPDLSI
- a CDS encoding LCP family protein produces the protein MIVGKADKGGGKPSRWSGVPRWARVCTVFGAVLMLLSGAVLVGAEALMARYEGAVGKADLFGDQAAGAKERKSDIKGPLNILLVGIDPRNPEMPPLADSVMVLHVPAELDRAYLFSMPRDLIVEIPEFSRAEFDGGTDRLNAAMSYGSRVPGGNPDAARGFELLATTVQNVTGITRFDAGAIINFNGFKKIVDAMGGVDMHIEREVRSEHREPDGKHRKGNPNGEGYVGPQAVYKKGNQHLSGWQALDYVRQRYPKNGVPDGDYGRQRHQQQFVKAMAGQALSADVVTNPVKLDRVLRAAGQSLIFSGRGHGVVDFGLALKDIRPETIQMIKLPGGSVIQNGEYRGEKFQPAVDDFFAALRKGQLDAFLVEHPDFQNKAK
- a CDS encoding VOC family protein, with product MGAGRQPLTTRPSRPPETPVGTLHHVEVWVPDLSAATLGWGWLLGELGWTPYQEWPDGRSWRLGPTYLVLEQSPALSGRRHDRLAPGLNHLAFHAGPPAAVDRLVGAAPAHGWSLLFPDRHPHAGGPDTYAAYLTDNQGYEIELVASPPE
- a CDS encoding F0F1 ATP synthase subunit delta yields the protein MQAASRESYKVAAERLDTYVRGAEPSAVATTADAILSVANLLRREPRLRRALSDPARTGADRAGLLGELLRGKVDAEALDLIASLVSGRWSAPSELLDAAERLGVDALLAGADSAGELGEVEDELFRFGQVVAGSPGLSSALSDPTVPAERRATLVDQLLAGKARPVTGYLVGVALAGFGGRNFAGALTRLVELAADRRDRQVAYVTAAAPLSEEDERRLGASLSAIYGREVSVKQTVDPSVLGGVSVRVGSDLYDGTVLRRLNESRNALAKR
- a CDS encoding F0F1 ATP synthase subunit gamma; the encoded protein is MAAQVRVLRQRIRSAKGMKKITKAMELVATSRIAKAQARVAASLPYAQAVTGVLTALASNARIDHPLLTPRERVRRAGVLLVTSDRGLAGGYSSNAIKMAESLIARLRADGKEPVLYVIGRKGVGFFRFRDRPIEANWTGFSEQPTFADARAVGETLIKAFTAGADDVDGGAGADGVLGVDELHIVYTEFHSLMTQTPVARIMGPMQVEDRPRSEGALPAYEFEPDAEALLDALLPKYINTRIYAALLESAASESAARRRAMKSATDNAEEMIEKYTREMNSARQAGITQEISEIVGGANALAASGSEV
- a CDS encoding cob(I)yrinic acid a,c-diamide adenosyltransferase — encoded protein: MAVHLTRIYTKAGDAGMTRLSNNEQVPKTDPRISAYADVDECNAAIGVALALGQLDEELRAVLASIQNDMFDVGADLATPVEPDPKYPPLRVTEAYVERLEGWCDEYNARLSKLDSFILPGGTAGAALLHVARTVARRAERAAWALVAHDPERTSSLPAKYLNRLSDLLFILSRTANPDGDVLWVPGGNR
- a CDS encoding F0F1 ATP synthase subunit epsilon, producing the protein MAKQLHVELVAVEEKVWSGEAEMVVARTTEGELGVLAGHAPLLGQLAEPGQVRIKLPGGEQVSYEVAGGFLSVTAEGVTVLAESATPVSAAQSR